From Vanacampus margaritifer isolate UIUO_Vmar chromosome 8, RoL_Vmar_1.0, whole genome shotgun sequence, a single genomic window includes:
- the dennd6a gene encoding protein DENND6A → MALQGPEELGEPVEESEDLDDHDASSISPAEEITLPAGPGGDDEDPVGTTVLLPWDRFSAWLHCICVVGFDLELGQAVEVIYPHHSKLSEKEKTSICYLSFPDSNSGCLGDTQFCFRFRQGSNRKSSLGCFLETSDRDAPPCLKREQGHYYGYVYFRQVRDKSLKRGYFQKSLVLISKLPYVTFFHSLLKIMAPEYFEKLEPCLEAACNDMDRWPTPHPGRILTLPIMGVVIKVRIPTCHDKPGTSQLVQSAQSDSLVSIVLPTIHEVDLFRCFFPVFFHIQMLWELVLLGEALVVMAPSPAESSDTVLALVSCVSPLRYCSDFRPYFTIHDSEFKEYTTRTQAPPSVILGVTNPFFAKTLQHWPHIIRIGDMKQAGEMAKQMKVKKLKNLKTLDSKPGVYTAYKPYLNKDEEIIKQLQKGVQQKRPSAAQNAILRRYFLELTQSFIIPLERYVASLMPLQKSISPWKSPPLLRAFVQQDFMKTLEKAGPQLTSRLKGDWIGLYRHFLKSPNFDGWFRNRRKEMTQKLEALHLEALCEEDLQQRVQRHSEVETVDLVLKLKDKLSQAERERLPVRAGTLAKLRAHIDGVILALPEDLQGILHKPTTP, encoded by the exons ATGGCTCTGCAAGGTCCGGAGGAGTTAGGGGAGCCGGTGGAGGAGTCGGAGGACCTGGACGACCATGACGCCAGTAGTATCTCCCCGGCCGAGGAGATAACGCTGCCCGCCGGGCCCGGGGGCGACGACGAAGATCCCGTGGGGACCACCGTGCTCCTGCCCTGGGACCGCTTCTCGGCCTGGCTGCACTGCATCTGCGTGGTGGGCTTCGACCTGGAGCTGGGACAGGCGGTGGAG GTGATTTATCCGCATCATTCCAAGCTGTCGGAGAAAGAG AAAACGAGCATTTGCTACCTTTCCTTCCCGGACTCCAACTCAG GTTGCCTGGGCGACACCCAGTTCTGCTTCCGCTTTCGTCAAGGCTCCAACAGGAAGTCGTCGCTGGGCTGCTTCCTGGAAACCAGTGACAGGGATGCGCCGCCATGCCTCAAg AGGGAGCAGGGCCATTATTATGGCTATGTGTATTTCCGTCAAGTGCGGGACAAGTCTCTGAAGAGAGGCTACTTCCAGAAG TCTCTGGTCCTGATCAGTAAGCTGCCCTACGTGACCTTTTTCCACTCGCTCCTCAAGATCATGGCTCCGGAATACTTTGAGAAGCTGGAACCCTGTCTAGAGGCGG CTTGTAACGATATGGACCGCTGGCCCACGCCGCATCCGGGGAGAATCCTCACGCTGCCCATCATGGGCGTGGTCATCAAG GTGCGCATCCCGACGTGTCACGATAAACCGGGAACGTCTCAACTGGTCCAATCGGCTCAG aGTGACAGTCTGGTGTCCATTGTGCTTCCCACCATCCATGAAGTGGACCTGTTCAG GTGTTTCTTCCCAGTCTTCTTCCACATCCAGATGTTGTGGGAGTTGGTGTTGCTGGGGGAGGCGCTCGTTGTCATGGCGCCCTCTCCCGCCGAGTCGTCGGACACCGTGCTGGCACTGGTCAG CTGCGTGTCGCCTCTGCGCTACTGCAGCGACTTCCGACCGTACTTCACCATCCACGACAGCGAGTTCAAGGAGTACACCACCAGGACGCAGGCTCC TCCGTCAGTCATCCTGGGAGTGACCAACCCCTTCTTCGCCAAGACTCTGCAGCATTGGCCTCACATCATCCGCATCGGCGACATGAAGCAAGCGG GTGAGATGGCCAAGCAGATGAAAGTGAAGAAACTGAAGAATCTGAAAACCCTCGACTCCAAACCCG gTGTGTACACGGCATACAAGCCTTATCTCAACAAAGATGAGGAAATCATCAAGCAGCTCCAGAAG ggTGTTCAACAGAAGAGGCCCTCGGCGGCCCAGAATGCAATTCTGCGGCGCTACTTTCTGGAGCTGACGCAGAGCTTCATCATCCCCCTG GAGCGCTACGTGGCCAGCCTGATGCCGCTGCAGAAGTCCATCAGCCCGTGGAAGAGTCCTCCGCTGCTGCGAGCGTTTGTCCAGCAGGACTTCATGAAGACGCTGGAGAAGGCCGGCCCGCAGCTCACCTCCAGACTCAAGGGAGACTGGATCGGACTCTACAG GCACTTCCTGAAATCTCCCAACTTTGACGGCTGGTTCCGCAACAGAAGGAAGGAGATGACGCAGAAGCTGGAGGCCTTGCACCTGGAAGCGCTTTGTGAGGAG GACCTGCAGCAGCGAGTCCAGAGGCACTCGGAGGTGGAGACGGTGGATCTTGTCCTCAAGTTGAAGGACAAACTG AGTCAAGCGGAACGAGAGCGTCTACCCGTGCGTGCCGGCACGCTGGCCAAACTGCGAGCTCACATCGACGGCGTCATCCTGGCATTACCTGAAGACCTCCAAGGTATCCTCCACAAACCCACCACACCTTGA
- the LOC144057121 gene encoding uncharacterized protein LOC144057121 isoform X2 encodes MITLSSDSGGSVSFYPPYYSFRHNNAWADQARAYPTRVYRTRADPTRSYRSRFYPTKAYRSWADPTRSYRSRFYPTKAYRSWADPTRSYRSWAYRPRAYRARAYRPWIAPTSAYPIRVQPTTNNSTWSDQSWPYPTRAYTTMSYPSWTTEKPTVGLTVCLRYLLDGETSARTTFTLSPSSRAPLTLGLDYDGSYLLAWSSTYWSVRLKADVRMWPGMKDDLWTRLCLTMDTVRGVVQVFSGADMSVRKMAPSKFVWSGEPVIAMTGVDGQVTDLQMWDYPLSYVAILNYMTPLSYGWPRGSVLTWSNIRYSLTGHALLEDAYEQRRVAKNPKKEKGTRKTKKEERKSQNKSFE; translated from the exons ATGATCACGTTGTCTTCTGACAGTGGAGGAAGCGTGTCCTTCTACCCGCCTTACTATTCTTTCCGCCATAACAACGCTTGGGCTGACCAGGCGAGGGCCTACCCGACCAGGGTCTACCGGACCAGGGCTGACCCAACTAGGTCCTACCGCTCCCGGTTTTACCCGACCAAGGCCTATCGTTCCTGGGCTGACCCAACTAGGTCCTACCGCTCCCGGTTTTACCCAACCAAGGCCTATCGTTCCTGGGCTGACCCAACTAGGTCCTACCGCTCCTGGGCCTATCGTCCCAGGGCCTATCGTGCCAGGGCCTATCGTCCTTGGATCGCACCAACCAGCGCTTACCCAATAAGAGTCCAACCGACAACGAACAATTCAACCTGGTCTGACCAAAGCTGGCCCTACCCAACCAGGGCCTATACCACCATGTCCTACCCTAGCTGGACGACAGAGAAACCCACTGTAG GTCTGACCGTGTGTCTGCGCTACCTGTTGGACGGCGAGACGTCGGCCCGCACCACCTTCACCCTCAGCCCGTCCAGCCGAGCCCCCTTGACGCTGGGCTTGGACTACGACGGCAGCTACCTGCTCGCCTGGAGCTCCACGTACTGGAGCGTGAGGCTGAAGGCCGACGTGAGGATGTGGCCTGGGATGAAGGACGACCTGTGGACCCGATTGTGCCTCACCATGGACACCGTCAGAGGAGTCGTGCAGGTTTTCAGCGGAGCCGACATGAGCGTCAGGAAGATGGCGCCGAGCAAG ttTGTGTGGTCAGGTGAGCCTGTGATCGCCATGACGGGAGTGGACGGCCAGGTGACGGACCTGCAGATGTGGGATTACCCGCTTTCATACGTCGCCATCCTCAACTACATGACCCCGCTCAGCTACGG TTGGCCCAGAGGCTCGGTGCTGACATGGTCCAACATCCGGTACTCGCTGACAGGGCACGCCCTGCTGGAGGACGCCTACGAGCAAAGGCGGGTGGCCAAGAACCCCAAAAAGGAGAAGGGGACCCGCAAGACCAAAAAGGAAGAGCGCAAGAgccaaaacaaatcatttgaatga
- the LOC144056019 gene encoding ADP-ribosylation factor 4-like, whose amino-acid sequence MGIFISRLFAMFTAKTPARILMVGLDAAGKTTLLYRMKLAEVVTTIPTVGFNVETVEYKNISFTVWDVGGQTVIRPLWRHYYTNTNGVIFVVDSNDPQRLKEAAEELHRILEEDELRKVALLVFANKQDLPQAMTVSQISEGLRLSGVTQPYYVQASCAVNGSGLVEGLDWLSKQILKQF is encoded by the exons ATGGGCATCTTCATTTCGCGACTTTTTGCCATGTTTACTGCAAAAACTCCTGCCAGGATTCTAATGG TGGGTCTGGATGCTGCCGGCAAAACAACTTTGCTGTACAGGATGAAGCTGGCTGAGGTGGTCACCACCATCCCCACCGTGG GATTTAACGTGGAAACAGTTGAATATAAAAACATCTCCTTCACTGTTTGGGACGTTGGCGGCCAAACTGTCATCAGACCGTTATGGAGGCACTACtacacaaacactaat GGTGTCATCTTCGTGGTGGACAGTAACGACCCTCAGAGGCTCAAAGAGGCTGCTGAAGAGCTGCACAGGATC CTGGAAGAGGACGAGCTGAGGAAGGTGGCGCTGCTGGTgtttgccaacaagcaggacCTCCCCCAAGCCATGACTGTCAGTCAGATCAGCGAGGGGCTGCGCCTGTCGGGGGTCACGCAGCCG tattATGTTCAGGCGTCCTGCGCGGTGAACGGTTCGGGTCTGGTCGAAGGTCTGGATTGGCTCTCAAAGCAGATATTAAAGCAGTTTTAG
- the appl1 gene encoding DCC-interacting protein 13-alpha, which translates to MPGIEKLPIEETLEDSPQTRSLLGVFEEDTAAMSNYCTMLYQAMHRIYDAQNELSAATHLTSRLLKEYDKQRFPLGGDDEVMSSTLQQFAKVIDELSSCQAVLSTQLADAMMFPISQFKERDLKEILTLKEVFQISSDDHDTAINRYSRLSKRKDNDKMRAEAVEDVYTSRKKQHQTMMHYFCSLNTLQYKKKTALLEPLLGYMQAQISFFKLGSENLSQQWEDFLATIGTSVQNVRREMEEEVGHMQQSIEQMETSCDPLYAPCDPDPLHSPVCRTLTQKQGYLYVRNKTGLVSSSWERQYFFTQGGNLMQQGRAEVAGGLVADLDNASVMAVDSDDRRFCFQVTSFDGKKVVTLQAESRKDCEEWIATINNISRRIYLSENAEEVAARVNQSAIEAVTPSPSFQQRHDSMRPASKSRTGRTGSISSVGSEPSPALSALSLDALVAPETPIQFDIISPVSEDNAGHGKTATQAGRRSNPFGESGDKTLEDSEDSILHQLFIARFLGCMEVKNAESPDVIPETMRQILAARAIHNIFRMTESHLLVTCDCLKLIDPQTQVTRLRFPLSSVIQSSSHQDNKRLFGFILHSAGGHSDGRAVCYILESNDDGEKICDSIGLAKQIALHSALDRKVAEKRKEQDKAKEKQKEELSKQRQIEKDLEEQSRLIAASSRPANSAGADGHFVVLSNSQSEDSDAGGDEGKKKGESDA; encoded by the exons ATGCCCGGGATAGAGAAGCTTCCTATCGAAGAGACGCTGGAGGACAGCCCGCAg ACGCGGTCTCTGCTGGGAGTGTTTGAGGAGGACACGGCAGCCATGTCCAACTACTGCACAATGCTTTATCAGGCCATGCATAGGATCTATGATGCCCAG AATGAGCTGAGCGCAGCAACACATCTCACATCCAGACTGCTAAAGGAGTATGACAAACAG CGTTTTCCTTTAGGGGGCGACGATGAAGTAATGAGCTCCACCTTGCAGCAGTTTGCTAAGGTTATCGATGAG CTGAGCTCCTGTCAAGCCGTTTTGTCGACCCAGCTGGCCGATGCCATGATGTTCCCCATTTCGCAGTTCAAAGAGAGAGACCTCAAAG AGATTCTAACTCTGAAGGAAGTCTTCCAAATATCCAGCGATG ATCATGACACCGCCATCAACAGATACAGCCGCCTGTCCAAGAGGAAGGACAACGACAAG ATGCGCGCCGAGGCGGTGGAGGACGTGTACACGTCGCGCAAGAAGCAGCACCAGACCATGATGCACTACTTCTGCTCCCTCAACACGCTGCAGTACAAGAAGAAGACGGCGCTGCTGGAGCCGCTGCTGGGATACATGCAAGCTCAA ATCAGCTTTTTTAAGCTGGGCTCAGAAAACCTCAGCCAGCAGTGGGAGGACTTCCTGGCCACCATCGGGACCAGTGTCCAAAA CGTGCGTCgggagatggaggaggaggtgggCCACATGCAGCAGAGCATCGAGCAGATGGAGACGTCATGTGACCCACTGTACGCGCCTTGCGACCCGGACCCGCTCCACTCGCCCGTGTGTCGCACCCTCACCCAGAAGCAGGGCTACCTCTACGTTCGCAA TAAGACGGGCTTGGTTTCGTCGTCGTGGGAGCGTCAGTACTTCTTCACGCAAGGGGGCAACCTGATGCAGCAGGGCCGCGCGGAAGTGGCGGGCGGCCTGGTGGCCGATTTGGACAACGCATCCGTCATGGCGGTAGACAGCGACGACCGCCGCTTCTGCTTCCAGGTCACGTCCTTCGACGGCAAGAA AGTGGTGACGCTGCAGGCGGAAAGCAGGAAGGACTGCGAGGAG TGGATCGCCACCATCAACAACATCTCCAGACGCATTTACCTGAGTGAGAACGCAgag GAAGTGGCGGCCAGAGTCAACCAATCAGCCATTGAGGCGGTCACGCCGTCGCCGTCCTTCCAGCAGAGGCACGACAGCATGCGGCCTGCCAG CAAGAGTCGCACGGGTCGCACCGGCAGCATCAGCTCGGTGGGATCCGAGCCGTCGCCCGCCCTCTCCGCCCTCTCATTGGACGCCCTGGTTGCCCCGGAAACGCCAATCCAGTTTGACATCATCTCCCCCGTCAGCGAGGATAACGCCGGGCACGGCAAGACGGCAACGCAGGCTGGCAG GAGAAGTAATCCTTTCGGCGAGTCGGGTGACAAAACATTGGAGGACAGCGAGG ACTCAATCCTGCACCAGCTCTTCATCGCTCGCTTCCTGGGCTGTATGGAAGTAAAGAACGCCGAGTCTCCGGACGTCATCCCCGAGACCATGAGGCAGATCCTGGCGGCGCGCGCCATTCacaacatcttcaggatgaccGAGTCGCACCTGCTGGTCACCTGCGACTGCCTCAA gctCATTGACCCGCAGACACAAGTGACACGACTCAGG TTCCCTTTGTCCAGCGTGATCCAGTCTTCGTCCCATCAGGACAACAAGAGACTGTTTGGATTCATCCTGCACTCGGCCGGCGGGCATTCCGACGGACGAGCCGTCTGCTACATCTTGGAGTCCAACGACGATGGCGAGAAG ATCTGCGACAGCATCGGGCTAGCCAAGCAGATCGCACTCCACTCTGCGCTG GACCGCAAGGTCGCGGAGAAGCGCAAGGAGCAGGACAAAGCCAAAGAGAAGCAGAAGGAGGAACTCAGCAAGCAGAGACAGATAGAGAAG GACCTGGAGGAGCAGAGCCGCCTCATCGCCGCCTCCAGCCGTCCCGCCAACTCCGCCGGGGCCGACGGACACTTTGTGGTACTGagcaacagccaatcagaggacagTGATGCCGGCGGGGACGAGGGCAAGAAGAAGGGCGAGTCCGACG
- the LOC144057121 gene encoding uncharacterized protein LOC144057121 isoform X1: MKMKISKMKTSVYSITLMMMMMMMMMMAISEASTSPSREENVDMWTTAAPPNLNGKMITLSSDSGGSVSFYPPYYSFRHNNAWADQARAYPTRVYRTRADPTRSYRSRFYPTKAYRSWADPTRSYRSRFYPTKAYRSWADPTRSYRSWAYRPRAYRARAYRPWIAPTSAYPIRVQPTTNNSTWSDQSWPYPTRAYTTMSYPSWTTEKPTVGLTVCLRYLLDGETSARTTFTLSPSSRAPLTLGLDYDGSYLLAWSSTYWSVRLKADVRMWPGMKDDLWTRLCLTMDTVRGVVQVFSGADMSVRKMAPSKFVWSGEPVIAMTGVDGQVTDLQMWDYPLSYVAILNYMTPLSYGWPRGSVLTWSNIRYSLTGHALLEDAYEQRRVAKNPKKEKGTRKTKKEERKSQNKSFE; encoded by the exons ATGAAGATGAAGAttagcaaaatgaaaacaagtgtTTATTCCATCaccctgatgatgatgatgatgatgatgatgatgatggccaTCTCGGAAGCGTCCACCAGTCCCAGCAGAGAAGAAAACGTGGACATGTGGACCACAG CCGCACCACCCAATTTAAATGGAAAGATGATCACGTTGTCTTCTGACAGTGGAGGAAGCGTGTCCTTCTACCCGCCTTACTATTCTTTCCGCCATAACAACGCTTGGGCTGACCAGGCGAGGGCCTACCCGACCAGGGTCTACCGGACCAGGGCTGACCCAACTAGGTCCTACCGCTCCCGGTTTTACCCGACCAAGGCCTATCGTTCCTGGGCTGACCCAACTAGGTCCTACCGCTCCCGGTTTTACCCAACCAAGGCCTATCGTTCCTGGGCTGACCCAACTAGGTCCTACCGCTCCTGGGCCTATCGTCCCAGGGCCTATCGTGCCAGGGCCTATCGTCCTTGGATCGCACCAACCAGCGCTTACCCAATAAGAGTCCAACCGACAACGAACAATTCAACCTGGTCTGACCAAAGCTGGCCCTACCCAACCAGGGCCTATACCACCATGTCCTACCCTAGCTGGACGACAGAGAAACCCACTGTAG GTCTGACCGTGTGTCTGCGCTACCTGTTGGACGGCGAGACGTCGGCCCGCACCACCTTCACCCTCAGCCCGTCCAGCCGAGCCCCCTTGACGCTGGGCTTGGACTACGACGGCAGCTACCTGCTCGCCTGGAGCTCCACGTACTGGAGCGTGAGGCTGAAGGCCGACGTGAGGATGTGGCCTGGGATGAAGGACGACCTGTGGACCCGATTGTGCCTCACCATGGACACCGTCAGAGGAGTCGTGCAGGTTTTCAGCGGAGCCGACATGAGCGTCAGGAAGATGGCGCCGAGCAAG ttTGTGTGGTCAGGTGAGCCTGTGATCGCCATGACGGGAGTGGACGGCCAGGTGACGGACCTGCAGATGTGGGATTACCCGCTTTCATACGTCGCCATCCTCAACTACATGACCCCGCTCAGCTACGG TTGGCCCAGAGGCTCGGTGCTGACATGGTCCAACATCCGGTACTCGCTGACAGGGCACGCCCTGCTGGAGGACGCCTACGAGCAAAGGCGGGTGGCCAAGAACCCCAAAAAGGAGAAGGGGACCCGCAAGACCAAAAAGGAAGAGCGCAAGAgccaaaacaaatcatttgaatga